The stretch of DNA AAAGAACTGCTGGAGACGTTCGCGGGCGATGACCACGTGTACGCGGCCGATCCGCAGTTTCTGCTGGCGCGCAACGCGGCGGCGGGCGGCTGGAGCATCGCGCCCGCGCCCGGGGCAAAGAATCCAACGTTCCTGAACGGCGCGGCGCTGGGCACGGCCCCGGCGCCGCTGGAGCCGGGCGCGGTGATATCCATCGGCCCCACCCGACTGCGACTGCGCGTAGAAAGCGAACCGTGACGGACAGCCATCATCAGCCCCACGAAGGGGTTACGCCGGAAGGCGCCCCGGTTCCGGAAACGGCGGTGGAACCATCGTCGTCCGCGATGGAATCAGGAGCACCGTCCACGGAGCCGGGCGCAATCGATCCGTCTTCCGACACCGGCGACACGGACGCGATCTCCAATTCCGATGCCGCCCCGCTAGCCGAAGAAGCGGTTTCGGCGGAGCGCGCGTCCATTGAGGGTGATCGCGCGGACGGTGCGGCGGCCGCGGATCGATCGGCATCCACCGAACCGTCGCTGTCCGCTCCAGTGGCGTCGGTCAGCGCACCCGCATCTGACTCGGCCGTGCCGGCTCCGGCACCATCATCCAGTGCACACGCAACGAATTCCGCCACGCCGGATGCGGAACCCAGCCGCACGGACCTGCCCGCATCCGATGCGCCGCCGGTGAGTTCGGCCAACGTGCTGGACGTGCGCGGGCTGGACTGGGGCGCCGTCGCGGACGCGGTGGCCAACGCCATCGACGGAGAGCGCGCGGAGCGCATCATCGCGCGGATGGAGGAGCGGCTGGCGGGCGGCGGGCCGCTGGGGCTGGCGTTCGAGGAGTCCGCCGCCGGCCCGGACGACAAGGCCATCCAGGTGGGCGAGGACTGGCCCGTGGGCGAGGTGTGGTTCGTGGGCGACCTGCACGGCGACCTGCTGGCGCTGGAGGCCGCGCTGCAGCACATCGACCGCAGCGGCGGCGGCCCGGATTCGCGCATCGTCTTTCTGGGCGACCTGTTCGATGATGGCATCCACGCGGCGGAAGTCGTGCTGCGCGTCTTTGAGCTCCTGCTGGACGGGCCGATGCGCATCACCGTCGTCACCGGCAACCACGACGAGGGACTGACGTTCCGCGACGGGCGGTTCGAGTCCAGCGTCATTCCGTCGGACTTTACCGACTGGCTGAACGAGCAGTCCGGTTCCGGCCACCCGTGGGCCGATCGGCTGGGGCGCGTGATCATCCGCTTCTTTGCGCGCGCTCCGCGGGCCCTCTTCTTTCCCGACGGGCTGCTGGTGGCGCACGGCGGCATTCCGCACACGGATCTGCACGCGGAGCTGGCGGAAAAGGGGGACTTCAACGATCCGCGCGTGCTGCAGGACTTTGTGTGGCTGCGGGCGCATCCGCGGGCCCGCAAGCGCATTCCCAACCGCACCACGCGCGGCAGCGAGTTCGGCCGCGAGGACTTTGCGGCGTTCTGCGCACTCGCCACGCGCCTGGGCCGTCCCTTGAGCCGCATGCTGCGCGGGCACGACCACGTGGAGGACCGCTTCGCGGACTTTCCCGCGTGGAGCGCGCATCCCGCGCTCACCATCAACACGCTGGGCCACCGCCTGCCGCGCGAGGTGTTCGGCCCGTACGAGCGCGTTCCGGTAATCGCGCGCTGGGTGCGCGGCGAGCTGCCGGAGGTGCGGCGCCTGTTCATTCCGCCGGAGCTGACGCGGCAGGTGTATCCCGAGCCCGCCGCCGCGGAGGAAGGCTCGTGAAGCGCGTCGTGGACCGGTGCCCCAACTGCGGCGTGGAGCACGACGACGCTCTGGGCGGCACGTGCGAGGTGTGCGGAACGGAGCTGCGCTTCTGGTGCCGGGTGCACAGCCGGGAGATCGGGTGGCTGGATGCGCCCGAGTGCGCGCGCTGCGCAGCGGAACCGGGCGCGCGCCGCCCGTCCGCGCCGCCGCCCACGGCACCCGTGCCCGCACCGTTGCCGCCACGCGAGCGCGTCCCCGAACCTCGCGCGGAGCGTGCGCCCGAGCCCGACTCCACGGCGGAGACGCGCTGGCGCAGCCGCATCCGCGTGCCGGCCGGCGAGCCGCCCCCACCACCGCCGGAGTACGCGCCCCCTCCGCGGGAGTACGCACCGGAGCCGCCGTTCGCGGGCCGCGACCCGCGCGACGTCGTGCGCGAAGGCGCGGAGGAGCTGCGGCCGTACGTGGTTTCGGGCGCGACCTTCGCGTTCCGCCTGGTGCGCGCGCTGATCTCGGTGCTGCGCTTCGTATTCGTGGGCGTGGTGATCGGCGCGATCGCGGGTGGGGGCATTGCCTACAACCAGGGCGGCGACCTGATCTATCCGCTGGTGTCGGGAGCGATCATCGGTGGCGGGATCGGGTTGTTCGCCGGGGTGATTGCCGCCATCCGCATCCTCTTCGGCTCGGAAGGACGAACGCGCGTCTGAGGCGGATGACGGATGGAGGCAGGGAGGGCCGGCGGGGCGGATGCCCGCCGGCCCTTCTGCGTTTCATCCACCGGGATGGATACGGAGGATGGCGGGTCGCGTGCGGTGGCGGAGCGAGGCGGGGCGGCGTAGAATCCGCGCATGGCAGATGACCTTCGCGCCCGCGCCGACGAACGGTTCGCGCGTGCCCTCGAGCAGAGCGGCGCGCGTGATCCGCGCAACTTCTTTCGCGACTGGATGCGCGACCTCAAGGCGCGCGACGCGGAGGCGTACCGGCGCGCGCTGGCGTACTTCAACGACGTACTGATCCCCACCGTGGCGCGGGACGATTCGGACCCGGTGGCGGAGTGGCTGGAGTACGGCCGCGTGCTGGCGGATCTGTCCACGCCGGGCCGGGCCATGCAGTTCGACACCACCGGCCGCGCCACGCCGTATGCGCGGCCGGTGCCGCCGGACCACATGGTGCTGCACGTGCCCGCGCAGGCCACCGCGCCCGCGCTGGTGCTGGGGATTCCGCCCAGGCTCTCGCTGCACCAGCGCGCCGCGTACGATCTGCTGGTGAGGCAATCGCTGGGGGAAAAGCGGTAGGGGAAGTGCGTGAGTGCTGGGTGCGTTAGTGCGTTAGTGCGGGGGATGAGGAACGGGGGCGAGGCGGTTGAGGGCGGTTGGGGGCGAGAGGGTTCGCCTGATTTGCGGAAGGTTGTGCGGCGGCTGGCTGTGGCCCTCACCCCGCGCGCTGCGCGCGACGACCCTCTCCCACGAACAGATGTGGGAGAGGGAGCACACCCCAGATCGGAGGGGGGACGGGTTCGGAGCGTGTCCGCGGATTGCTGCCCGGCGGTTGAAACCGCGCCTCGAAAAACACGAAGTCCGCCTGCGCGGACTGCGCCCCGGCAGTGTCTGTTGATCCCCAACGCAGTTGAAGCCCCGAACCGGACGTGCCAGCGGCCGGTGTCGGGGCTTACCGCTGTTTGAGCGGCGGATTCATTCGCTCAAGATCATTCGCTCGCGAGCGATTCTCCGCCCGACGCACCAGACCATCCACCGCGCCCAACCCTCCCCCAGTCTTTTTTGGGGGAGGGTGGGCGAGTAGTACGAGCCCGGGTGGGGGCCGCCCCGACGCCCGCCTGACGCACCGACGTCCATCCCAACAAAAACGGGCGGCTCCTCGCGGAGCCGCCCGTTTGATCATGCATCCAGCTTCGTTCAGGGAAGACCGCGGGCGGCGTCGTCCTTGATGAAGTTGCGGACGATGGCGATCACCTCGTCCTTGGTCAGCGGCTCGTCAAACGCCTGCGTCGCCGCATTCGTGCGCGCCGTGGAATCGCCGATCACGTCCAGGTTGCTCAGCGTCGCCGCGTCGATCGTGACCGCCGACGTGCCGTTGAACACCACGTGCTGCGTGTTGCTTTCCGACGTGGCGCCGCCGTAGATCGCGTTCAGCGCGGCCACCACCTCGGCCGGCGGATTGGCGATGTTGCCCGCGCCCGCCGCCGCCGCGCCGCCGCCGCGAACGTACCCGCTCAGCCGCAGCGTGGTGTCCGTGGGGTTGATCCCGCGGCGGATGCGGCGGATCTTGGCCGCGTGGCGCGCTTCCACCGAGTGGATGCGCAGCGCCGATTCCAGCGCGATGTCGGCGTTGTTGTTGCCGTTGATCAGCAGGCGTCCGGCCTGGCCCTTGTAGGCCCGCACGCCGGTGTCTTCAAACGCCTGCGTGGCCACGAGCAGAAAGTTCAGCTCGGTGGTGGCCCGCGCGAACGGCCCGGTGCCGCTGCCGTTGCCGCCCGTGAAGTCGAAGTCCGCCGCCGACATGGCCGCCGGCGTTCCGCCAAACTGCGGAATCACGGCCTTCAGGAAGTCCACGTGCTGCTGCTCGTGCTTCTGAATCTGCCCCAGCGACTCGCGCGCCGAGGCCGGAATCAGCGCGCGCACCGTGGTGAACGCGTTGTTCTGCGCGGCCAGTGCGCTGGTTCCCAGCACCGCCTTGTAGAACTCGTTCTCCAGGTTTTCCAGGATGAACGCAAAGTTCAGCACGTCCAGCACGTCGGCGGGCGCCTGGCCGAACGCGTCCTTGGCCAGCGCGGCCAGCGCCACGGGCACCGAGCCCATCGCCAGGCCCTGCGCCACCATCCGGCTCATCGACGCGCCACGGCGGAACAGGTCCCGCCGCGACACAACCTCGTCCATGATCTCCGGGTCGATCCCCTCAAGCAGGGATTGCTGCATGTTTTCCATGTGATCGAACTCCTTCGTTCGCTTACGGGTTGACGGGGAAGAAATCGGCCGTGGCCACACCCTGCGCCGCCGAGGGGGCGTTGCTGATGGGCGCCGCCGCCAGCGTGCCGGCCAGGAGCAGGTTGGTGGACGCCAGCTTGGCGAGCACCGCGCCGGCTTCCAGCTTCACGTCGCGTCCGGTTCCGTCGATGATGTCGTCGCCCGCGAACGAGGTGTTCGCGTTCACTCCGGCCGGCGGCGCCATGTCGCGCAGGGCGGCCGCGTGACGCGCCTCAACCGAAGCGAACTTGCCCGCCACCAGCAGGTTGCGGGCATCCTGCAGATACTTGCCGGCACCGTTCAGCGCCGCCACGCCCACGTGCTCGAACAGACGCGCCGAGGCGATGATGCTGGCCTTGCTGGACAGAATGCTGTTCAGCGTGGTCATGTTGATGGAGCCGCGCAGGTCCGGAAGCGCCTGGCTGCCCAGCGCCGTACGCACGAACTCGCGGTGGATGATCTCGGTGTCGCGCAGGTCCACGAACACTTCGCGCTCGTCCGCCGTAAAGCTGCTGAAGGCGGCGCTGCTCACCACCGCGGTGTAGAAAGCGGCTTCCAGCTGCTCGTTGGCGTGCAGCAGGCGAAAGATGCCCACGTCCGACCGCAGGTCGAACGAAACGCCCGTCACCGGGTCCGGCCCGTCGGTAGGCCCGTCGTAGCCCGGAATGGTGATTTCCCGCCGCTCGCAGGCGCCAAACACGGACGGCAGCATCACCACCGTTCCGCCGGCCAGCAGCGTCCGCACGAACGACCGTCGCGTGGCGGGAAACATCAGCTCCGTCGCACTGCCGATCACCATCGGTTCGTCCTGATCCCCGTCTTTCTTGTGCATCTCGTCCTCCCCCTCTGCCGTGGCTAGCCGCTCACCAGGCACGGTCCGGCTAGCGCGGACCGCACCCGGCGCCCCCGTACGCGGGAGCGCTTCCCTCCAA from Longimicrobium terrae encodes:
- a CDS encoding ferritin-like domain-containing protein; this encodes MQQSLLEGIDPEIMDEVVSRRDLFRRGASMSRMVAQGLAMGSVPVALAALAKDAFGQAPADVLDVLNFAFILENLENEFYKAVLGTSALAAQNNAFTTVRALIPASARESLGQIQKHEQQHVDFLKAVIPQFGGTPAAMSAADFDFTGGNGSGTGPFARATTELNFLLVATQAFEDTGVRAYKGQAGRLLINGNNNADIALESALRIHSVEARHAAKIRRIRRGINPTDTTLRLSGYVRGGGAAAAGAGNIANPPAEVVAALNAIYGGATSESNTQHVVFNGTSAVTIDAATLSNLDVIGDSTARTNAATQAFDEPLTKDEVIAIVRNFIKDDAARGLP
- a CDS encoding FHA domain-containing protein produces the protein MAWKCPQCGFVHEDEAALRCEACGFVRGIGKLVLVAEQTTRRLTIGVDTPVGKELLETFAGDDHVYAADPQFLLARNAAAGGWSIAPAPGAKNPTFLNGAALGTAPAPLEPGAVISIGPTRLRLRVESEP
- a CDS encoding metallophosphoesterase, yielding MSSANVLDVRGLDWGAVADAVANAIDGERAERIIARMEERLAGGGPLGLAFEESAAGPDDKAIQVGEDWPVGEVWFVGDLHGDLLALEAALQHIDRSGGGPDSRIVFLGDLFDDGIHAAEVVLRVFELLLDGPMRITVVTGNHDEGLTFRDGRFESSVIPSDFTDWLNEQSGSGHPWADRLGRVIIRFFARAPRALFFPDGLLVAHGGIPHTDLHAELAEKGDFNDPRVLQDFVWLRAHPRARKRIPNRTTRGSEFGREDFAAFCALATRLGRPLSRMLRGHDHVEDRFADFPAWSAHPALTINTLGHRLPREVFGPYERVPVIARWVRGELPEVRRLFIPPELTRQVYPEPAAAEEGS
- a CDS encoding ferritin-like domain-containing protein, yielding MHKKDGDQDEPMVIGSATELMFPATRRSFVRTLLAGGTVVMLPSVFGACERREITIPGYDGPTDGPDPVTGVSFDLRSDVGIFRLLHANEQLEAAFYTAVVSSAAFSSFTADEREVFVDLRDTEIIHREFVRTALGSQALPDLRGSINMTTLNSILSSKASIIASARLFEHVGVAALNGAGKYLQDARNLLVAGKFASVEARHAAALRDMAPPAGVNANTSFAGDDIIDGTGRDVKLEAGAVLAKLASTNLLLAGTLAAAPISNAPSAAQGVATADFFPVNP